The following proteins are co-located in the Schistocerca nitens isolate TAMUIC-IGC-003100 chromosome 2, iqSchNite1.1, whole genome shotgun sequence genome:
- the LOC126234421 gene encoding probable inactive tRNA-specific adenosine deaminase-like protein 3, with translation MGSEDSAASTTPSDEPTGDEITSVSDKPPVIPHPIPVLGQNVLESAPPLVDVYVDLIENRKLTGKVIKNLCAVNPIPSLHHLKRVRNFYIILDYEKDDTAESCLRGLRARGLDTEGLRCRPEVRQVPRQPPKTRSQFRAANALWPCNFREDKQLEAVLAQSAFSDDELRHQVRLMERCLEAAEVSRRVGGDGVGALVADPASGEVVAVAYDDRGRHPLKHAIMMLVEMVSRDQGGGFFDWEVDTFPFETAHSEGPETRVCDPAAVNSGEVNTCPSEALSSSEEDSVLLDSDVARLAECYRDVASSKSSSDQKGERNISNSATSVVRPDTGNGVGTAESDEKAKGDQYCSEIRGDDISSGCADGATGCGDVPRALSSLVGNKKEGCPTIQCDSLPAEAVRSSRQTPGATPSEADCGSGTKRRRTSSSAAGDAEGPYLCTGLDVYVTREPCCACAMALLHSRVRRVFYGCGHPPAGALGSRAALHTLPGTNHRFQVFRGVLEDRCLRALRAT, from the exons ATGGGATCTGAAGATTCTGCTGCTTCGACGACACCCAGTGATGAGCCGACCGGTGACGAAATAACCTCGGTCTCGGATAAGCCACCGGTGATCCCCCACCCGATACCCGTTTTAGGACAAAATGTGTTGGAAAGTGCTCCTCCGCTTGTCGACGTTTATGTCGATCTCATCGAGAACCGCAAGCTGACGGGCAAAGTGATCAAGAATCTCTGCGCAGTGAACCCAATCCCGTCGCTGCACCACCTAAAGCGCGTCAGGAACTTCTACATCATCCTGGACTACGAGAAGGACGACACGGCCGAGTCGTGCCTGCGCGGCCTGCGGGCCCGGGGCCTGGACACGGAGGGCCTGCGCTGCCGGCCGGAGGTGCGCCAGGTGCCCCGCCAGCCGCCCAAGACGCGCAGCCAGTTCCGCGCCGCCAACGCGCTCTGGCCCTGCAACTTCCGCGAGGACAAGCAGCTCGAGGCGGTGCTGGCGCAGAGCGCCTTCAGCGACGACGAGCTGCGCCACCAGGTGCGCCTCATGGAGCGGTGCCTAGAGGCGGCGGAG GTCAGCCGGAGAGTCGGCGGCGACGGCGTGGGCGCTCTGGTGGCTGACCCTGCATCTGGCGAGGTGGTCGCTGTGGCGTACGACGACCGCGGCAGGCACCCTCTCAAGCACGCCATCATGATGCTGGTCGAGATGGTCTCCCGCGACCAGGGCGGCGGCTTCTTCGACTGGGAGGTCGACACGTTCCCCTTCGAGACAGCTCATTCAGAAGGCCCAGAAACCAGAGTATGTGACCCAGCTGCTGTTAATAGCGGAGAAGTCAATACATGCCCATCAGAGGCGCTTTCCAGCTCTGAAGAAGACTCCGTACTCCTGGACAGCGATGTTGCTCGCCTGGCAGAGTGTTACCGAGATGTTGCCTCAAGTAAAAGCTCCTCTGACCAGAAGGGTGAACGTAACATTTCAAATAGTGCTACGTCTGTAGTGAGACCAGATACTGGTAATGGTGTCGGAACGGCAGAATCAGACGAAAAGGCGAAGGGAGATCAGTACTGTTCTGAAATAAGAGGCGATGACATTTCATCAGGATGTGCTGATGGAGCGACTGGTTGTGGAGACGTGCCTCGTGCGTTATCTAGTCTCGTCGGTAACAAGAAAGAAGGCTGTCCTACCATTCAGTGTGATAGTTTGCCTGCGGAAGCCGTCAGGAGTTCTAGACAGACACCGGGGGCGACGCCCTCGGAGGCGGACTGTGGGTCCGGTACAAAGCGACGGCGCACGTCCTCATCGGCGGCAGGTGACGCTGAGGGCCCGTACCTGTGCACGGGGCTGGACGTGTACGTGACGCGCGAGCCGTGCTGCGCGTGCGCCATGGCGCTGTTGCACAGCCGCGTGCGGCGCGTGTTCTACGGCTGCGGCCATCCGCCGGCAGGGGCGCTGGGGTCGCGCGCCGCCCTGCACACGCTGCCCGGCACCAACCACCGCTTCCAGGTGTTCCGCGGCGTGCTCGAGGACCGCTGCCTGCGCGCGCTGCGGGCCACCTAG